From a single Natronorubrum tibetense GA33 genomic region:
- a CDS encoding MFS transporter, whose product MAIQGTGIRYGPHLAAFSVGYVLFSYASVPGAVVDRFGVGYTAVGLLMSAALAAFVVVQPLGGRLVDGRETVSILLAVVSANIALALVMDLTSSFSTLLALRGLWGLAGGLAVTVCATHISRVYEGAQATWHQGLNGGMFTGGGAAAFLVTPTLVGVSGWAGVHAAGAVVALPALLVLWIDRNRADRTRPDSKPTGTQQRSDGGKPVSALEILRSPVVLLAAACNFATLGAYVTLSTFVAAYFGDLGIAGPISAVALGIASLGRLGGGIAVLRPDLPDGRVIAGAATVGAASLFVLLVGDGLVLVVLPIVALAAVSLPFGAIFKTASTASSRDGTAVAFVVAVGNVAALSLPAITGHVRDVTGEYTLAFVLIGALNLVAAVAGLAIARRN is encoded by the coding sequence ATGGCAATTCAGGGCACCGGAATCAGGTACGGACCGCACCTCGCGGCGTTCAGCGTCGGCTACGTCCTCTTCTCGTACGCGTCGGTTCCCGGCGCGGTCGTCGATCGGTTCGGCGTCGGCTACACCGCGGTCGGATTGCTGATGAGCGCGGCACTCGCCGCGTTCGTGGTCGTCCAGCCGCTGGGCGGTCGACTCGTCGACGGACGCGAAACGGTTTCTATCCTCCTCGCGGTCGTCTCGGCCAACATCGCGCTCGCGCTGGTCATGGACCTCACGTCCTCGTTTTCGACGCTGCTCGCCCTCCGCGGACTCTGGGGGCTGGCTGGCGGGCTCGCGGTGACCGTGTGTGCGACCCACATCTCTCGAGTCTACGAGGGGGCGCAGGCGACGTGGCACCAGGGCCTCAACGGCGGGATGTTCACCGGCGGCGGAGCGGCCGCTTTCCTCGTGACGCCGACGCTCGTCGGGGTCAGCGGCTGGGCCGGCGTCCACGCCGCGGGCGCGGTCGTCGCGCTCCCGGCCCTGTTGGTGCTCTGGATCGACCGGAATCGTGCCGATCGAACCCGTCCCGATTCGAAGCCCACGGGGACACAGCAGCGCTCCGACGGCGGGAAACCGGTCTCTGCCCTCGAGATCCTGCGCTCACCGGTCGTCCTCCTGGCGGCGGCCTGCAACTTCGCGACGCTGGGTGCGTACGTCACCCTCTCGACGTTCGTGGCGGCGTACTTCGGCGATCTCGGAATCGCCGGACCGATAAGCGCGGTCGCGCTCGGAATCGCCTCGCTCGGTCGGTTAGGCGGCGGTATCGCGGTGCTCCGACCCGATCTCCCGGACGGCCGGGTGATCGCGGGCGCAGCGACCGTCGGCGCGGCCAGCCTGTTCGTTCTGCTCGTCGGCGACGGACTCGTTCTCGTCGTCCTCCCGATCGTGGCGCTCGCAGCCGTCTCGCTGCCGTTCGGCGCAATATTCAAGACCGCCTCCACGGCCTCGAGTCGCGACGGCACGGCGGTCGCGTTCGTCGTCGCCGTCGGGAACGTCGCCGCGCTTTCCCTGCCCGCGATCACCGGCCACGTTCGCGACGTGACGGGAGAGTATACGCTGGCGTTCGTCCTCATCGGGGCGTTGAACCTCGTGGCGGCCGTCGCCGGACTCGCCATCGCCCGCCGGAACTGA
- the gltB gene encoding glutamate synthase large subunit: protein MPQPQRASSTERSRGLADPTDERSNCGVGVVMDLDGDGGHDVVADGLELLKNLEHRGTTGAEKNTGDGAGIMLQTPDSFFDSVLEADLPDTYAVGSLFFPQAETARTELVSILEDVLETYDLEVLEWRDVPTNNEDLGATAVDSEPDVWQVVVTPTEEIDDETFDRRLYVARRALENAVEQRAQRTSDRDAHGDAVEDADIDGAERFYVCSLDSDTIVYKGLLKGVQVPSYYEDLTDERIESTFAMVHERFSTNTLGAWHLAHPYRNIIHNGEFNTIQGNINWMRARETDIESEVLSDLEAVKPIIDDPDQSDTASVDNALELLMQDGRDLEHALRMLVPEAWRGDDAMGQDRKDWYDFHASLVEPWDGPALVAATDGERVGAVLDRNGLRPCRYDVTKDNRLIVASESGALEPAPDEIEERGRLQPGQLFLADPNEGRVIPDDEVFEDLTDDRYGEWVEAEQVSLDDIRTAGDSSPRQPVDGLRNQQAAFGYTHDELENMIEPMTQKGKDPVGSMGDDTPLSVLTEFNRPLFSYFKQLFAQVTNPPLDYIREELVTSMESRLGYQRNLLTESPEHARQLVLDSPILTDAELESVRDCDANGITTATIDITYEATSDEAGSDLEAAIERVREDAVEAIEAGHDVLVLSDRGVDADRTAIPSLLATGGVHHHLVRNGLRNHVGLVVESADPRTVHHFATLVGYGAGAVNPYLAYQTIEDLTAGPDGADTEVAIDAYVGAVEDGLLKIMAKMGISTVESYQGAQIFEAVGLDSDLVAEYFEGTENRTEGISLAEIEADVRERHESAFGEEESTLDRQGEFEHRSDGIYHQWNPQTVGALQQSVRSNDYERYQEFAELINDQQQNLQTLRGLLEFDSDRDPVPIEDVEPIKDIVQRFSTAAMSLGSLSPEAHENNSIAMNRIGAKSNSGEGGEPPERFDTERECNVKQVASGRFGVTSTYLSSADELQIKMAQGSKPGEGGHLPGEKVNEMIAHVRKSTPGVGLISPPPLHDIYSIEDLKQLIFDLKAANEEADINVKLVSEAGIGTVAAGVAKANADVVHISGHSGGTGASPRTSIKSAGLPWELGLAEANQMLCQTGLRDRIRVSADGGMKTGRDVAVAALLGAEEYIFGTASLVTGGCVMARQCHKNTCPVGVATQREDLRKRFPGEPEHVINYMTFIAQELREIMAELGFETIDEMIGQVDVLEQRTDVDHPKARNVDLSDVIADPGSDVRRKIREQDHELEDQLDRDLIEAAADAIEDQEPVTLAADVSNVDRTVGAMLSNRITSRYGEPGLPEDTITADLEGTAGQSFGAFLASGVSMHLDGSANDYVGKGLSGGKITIRTPETATYDPTENISIGNVALYGATDGQLYVNGVAGERFAVRNSGAKAVVEGVGDHGCEYMTGGVVAVLGETGKNFAAGMSGGVAYVYDPDDEFAAKANTGMVSLHDELEEKDEEMLRRLVENHVAYTGSERGELLLENWERALEAFVKVMPEAYYEAITEQGSDDVRSELPGTPEAAVEADSATFAASDD from the coding sequence ATGCCACAGCCACAGAGAGCGTCATCCACCGAGCGTTCGCGGGGGCTTGCAGACCCCACGGACGAACGGTCGAACTGCGGCGTCGGCGTCGTCATGGACCTCGATGGGGATGGGGGACACGATGTCGTCGCTGACGGATTGGAACTTCTCAAAAACCTCGAGCATCGGGGAACCACCGGCGCGGAGAAAAACACCGGCGACGGTGCGGGCATCATGTTACAGACGCCCGATTCGTTTTTCGATAGCGTTCTCGAGGCCGATCTCCCGGACACATACGCCGTCGGGTCGCTCTTTTTCCCGCAGGCGGAGACGGCGCGTACGGAACTCGTCTCGATACTCGAAGACGTCCTCGAAACGTACGACCTCGAGGTCCTCGAGTGGCGCGACGTGCCGACGAACAACGAGGATCTCGGCGCGACGGCCGTCGACTCCGAACCCGACGTCTGGCAGGTTGTCGTCACGCCCACCGAGGAAATCGACGACGAGACGTTCGACCGACGGCTCTACGTCGCCCGACGGGCCCTCGAAAACGCCGTTGAGCAACGCGCTCAACGAACCTCCGATCGCGATGCTCACGGAGATGCCGTCGAAGACGCTGACATCGACGGCGCGGAGCGCTTCTACGTCTGCTCGCTTGACTCTGACACGATCGTCTACAAGGGCCTGCTCAAGGGGGTGCAGGTTCCGTCTTACTACGAGGATCTGACCGACGAACGCATCGAGTCCACCTTCGCGATGGTCCACGAGCGGTTCTCGACGAACACGCTCGGTGCCTGGCATCTCGCCCATCCGTACCGAAACATCATCCACAACGGCGAGTTCAACACCATTCAGGGCAACATCAATTGGATGCGCGCCCGCGAGACGGACATCGAGAGCGAGGTACTCTCCGATCTCGAGGCGGTCAAGCCGATCATCGACGATCCTGACCAGTCCGACACTGCGAGCGTCGACAACGCGCTCGAACTGCTCATGCAGGACGGACGCGATCTCGAGCACGCCCTCCGGATGCTCGTTCCCGAGGCCTGGCGCGGCGACGACGCGATGGGCCAGGACCGCAAGGACTGGTACGACTTCCACGCCTCGCTCGTCGAGCCGTGGGACGGCCCCGCACTCGTTGCGGCGACCGACGGCGAACGCGTCGGCGCCGTCCTCGACCGCAACGGCCTGCGTCCCTGCCGATACGACGTCACCAAGGATAACCGGCTGATCGTGGCCAGCGAGTCCGGCGCACTCGAGCCCGCACCCGACGAGATCGAAGAGCGCGGCCGACTCCAGCCCGGCCAGCTGTTCCTCGCCGATCCGAACGAGGGCCGCGTCATTCCCGACGACGAAGTCTTCGAGGACCTCACCGACGACCGCTACGGCGAGTGGGTCGAGGCCGAGCAGGTCTCCCTCGACGACATCCGCACCGCCGGCGACAGTTCGCCGCGCCAGCCCGTCGACGGCCTACGCAACCAGCAGGCCGCCTTCGGCTACACGCACGACGAACTCGAGAACATGATCGAGCCGATGACCCAGAAGGGGAAAGACCCCGTCGGCTCGATGGGCGACGACACGCCGTTGTCCGTCCTCACCGAGTTCAACCGCCCGCTGTTCTCCTACTTCAAGCAGCTGTTCGCACAGGTCACCAACCCGCCGCTGGACTACATCCGCGAGGAGCTGGTGACCTCGATGGAGAGCCGACTCGGCTACCAGCGCAACCTGCTCACCGAGTCCCCTGAGCACGCCCGCCAGCTCGTGCTGGACTCGCCGATCCTTACCGATGCCGAACTCGAGTCCGTCCGCGACTGTGATGCGAACGGGATCACAACCGCCACGATCGACATCACCTACGAGGCGACGAGCGACGAAGCCGGTAGCGACCTCGAGGCGGCGATCGAACGCGTCCGGGAGGACGCCGTCGAAGCCATCGAGGCGGGTCACGACGTGCTCGTCCTCTCGGATCGCGGCGTCGACGCGGATCGCACGGCGATTCCGAGCCTGCTCGCGACCGGTGGCGTCCACCACCACCTCGTGCGCAACGGGCTGCGCAACCACGTCGGGCTCGTCGTCGAATCTGCGGATCCGCGCACCGTCCACCACTTCGCGACGCTGGTCGGCTACGGTGCCGGCGCGGTCAACCCGTATCTCGCCTACCAGACGATCGAGGACCTCACCGCCGGTCCGGACGGCGCTGACACCGAGGTCGCCATCGACGCCTACGTCGGCGCGGTCGAGGACGGCCTGCTGAAGATCATGGCCAAGATGGGGATCTCGACCGTCGAGAGCTACCAGGGCGCCCAGATCTTCGAGGCCGTCGGTCTCGACTCGGACCTCGTCGCGGAGTACTTCGAAGGAACCGAGAACCGCACCGAAGGGATCAGTCTCGCTGAAATCGAAGCGGACGTTCGCGAGCGCCACGAGTCGGCGTTCGGCGAGGAGGAGTCCACACTCGACCGGCAGGGCGAGTTCGAACACCGCTCGGACGGGATCTACCACCAGTGGAATCCACAAACCGTCGGCGCGCTCCAGCAGTCCGTCCGATCGAACGATTACGAGCGCTACCAGGAGTTCGCCGAGTTGATCAACGACCAACAGCAGAACCTCCAGACGCTTCGGGGGCTACTCGAGTTCGATTCGGACCGCGATCCGGTGCCGATCGAGGACGTCGAGCCGATCAAGGACATCGTCCAGCGGTTCTCGACGGCCGCGATGTCGCTGGGCAGCCTGTCGCCGGAGGCCCACGAGAACAACTCGATCGCGATGAACCGTATCGGCGCCAAGAGTAACTCGGGCGAGGGTGGCGAACCGCCGGAACGGTTCGACACCGAACGCGAGTGTAACGTCAAACAGGTCGCGTCGGGTCGTTTCGGCGTCACCTCGACGTACCTCTCTTCCGCCGACGAACTACAGATCAAGATGGCACAGGGCTCCAAGCCCGGCGAAGGCGGCCACCTGCCCGGCGAGAAGGTCAACGAGATGATCGCCCACGTCCGAAAGTCGACTCCCGGTGTGGGCCTCATCTCCCCGCCGCCGCTGCACGACATCTACTCCATCGAGGACCTCAAACAGCTGATCTTCGACCTGAAGGCGGCCAACGAGGAGGCAGACATCAACGTCAAACTCGTCTCCGAAGCCGGTATCGGCACGGTCGCCGCCGGCGTCGCGAAGGCCAACGCTGACGTGGTCCACATTTCGGGTCACTCCGGCGGCACGGGTGCCTCGCCGCGGACCTCGATCAAGAGCGCCGGACTCCCCTGGGAGCTCGGCCTCGCCGAAGCCAACCAGATGCTCTGTCAAACCGGCCTGCGAGACCGTATCCGCGTCTCCGCCGACGGCGGCATGAAAACGGGCCGCGACGTCGCCGTCGCCGCCTTACTCGGCGCCGAGGAGTACATCTTCGGCACCGCCTCGCTCGTCACCGGCGGCTGCGTGATGGCCCGGCAGTGTCACAAGAACACCTGTCCGGTCGGCGTCGCCACCCAGCGCGAGGACCTGCGCAAGCGGTTCCCCGGCGAACCCGAACACGTCATCAACTACATGACGTTCATCGCTCAGGAACTGCGCGAGATCATGGCCGAACTCGGCTTCGAAACGATCGACGAGATGATCGGACAGGTCGATGTTTTGGAGCAACGAACCGACGTCGACCACCCGAAGGCTCGCAACGTCGACCTCTCGGACGTCATCGCGGACCCCGGTAGCGATGTCCGCCGCAAGATCCGCGAGCAGGATCACGAACTCGAGGACCAGCTCGACCGCGACTTAATCGAGGCCGCGGCCGACGCCATCGAGGACCAGGAACCGGTCACGCTCGCGGCCGACGTCTCGAACGTCGATCGCACCGTCGGTGCGATGCTCTCGAACCGCATCACCAGCCGCTACGGCGAGCCCGGTCTCCCCGAGGATACCATTACGGCCGACCTCGAGGGAACTGCCGGACAGAGTTTCGGTGCGTTCCTCGCGAGCGGCGTCTCGATGCATCTCGATGGCAGTGCCAACGACTACGTCGGCAAGGGGCTCTCGGGCGGGAAGATCACGATCCGTACCCCGGAGACGGCGACCTACGACCCGACCGAGAACATCTCGATCGGCAACGTCGCGCTCTACGGCGCGACTGACGGCCAACTCTACGTCAACGGCGTCGCCGGCGAGCGCTTCGCCGTCCGCAACTCCGGTGCCAAGGCCGTCGTCGAGGGCGTCGGCGACCACGGTTGTGAGTACATGACCGGCGGCGTCGTCGCCGTCCTCGGCGAGACGGGCAAGAACTTCGCGGCCGGGATGTCCGGCGGCGTCGCCTACGTCTACGACCCCGACGACGAGTTCGCGGCGAAGGCCAACACCGGAATGGTGTCGCTGCACGACGAACTCGAGGAGAAAGACGAGGAGATGCTGCGCCGACTGGTCGAGAACCACGTCGCCTACACCGGCTCCGAGCGGGGCGAACTCTTACTCGAGAACTGGGAACGCGCGCTCGAGGCCTTCGTGAAGGTCATGCCCGAGGCCTACTACGAGGCGATCACCGAGCAGGGATCGGACGACGTCCGCAGCGAACTGCCGGGCACGCCCGAGGCGGCCGTCGAAGCCGATTCGGCCACCTTCGCGGCGAGCGACGACTGA
- a CDS encoding NAD-dependent epimerase/dehydratase family protein: protein MDTALVIGGTRFIGRHLVEDLLEHGYDVTILNRGNHENPFEGNDRVERVEGDRTNDSVLEAAASTVDPDAVFDCVAYYPKDVRAATGIFADCEAYVYISSGAAYGSEEIPKREGETALEACTSEQAVDEDGETYGNRKAEGDRAVVAAADEGVRAMSVRPCIVYGPHDYTERLDWWIDRVNRFDRVVVPGDGTNVWHRAYVEDVASALRTVAEEGTAGEAYNVGDRRLVTLEEMVELIAAELDADVEVVTAGARELAAGDIASEDYLIYREYPHVLSTAKLAALGWESTPLEAAMERAVDSHLESDRDGSEHGPDRKAEERVLGILDTF from the coding sequence ATGGACACGGCACTCGTCATCGGCGGCACGCGCTTTATCGGTCGGCATCTCGTCGAGGACCTGCTCGAGCACGGCTACGACGTCACGATACTCAACCGCGGGAATCACGAGAATCCCTTCGAGGGGAACGACCGGGTCGAACGCGTCGAGGGCGACCGAACGAACGACTCGGTGCTCGAGGCGGCCGCGAGCACGGTCGACCCCGACGCCGTCTTCGACTGCGTCGCTTACTACCCGAAAGATGTCCGCGCGGCCACCGGCATCTTCGCGGACTGCGAGGCGTACGTCTACATCTCGAGCGGCGCGGCCTACGGTTCCGAGGAGATCCCCAAACGCGAGGGTGAGACGGCGCTCGAGGCCTGTACGTCAGAGCAGGCCGTCGACGAGGATGGCGAGACGTACGGCAATCGAAAAGCGGAGGGCGACCGCGCGGTCGTTGCGGCCGCAGACGAGGGGGTCAGGGCGATGAGCGTCCGTCCCTGTATCGTCTACGGCCCGCACGATTACACCGAGCGACTCGACTGGTGGATCGACCGGGTGAACCGGTTCGACCGCGTCGTCGTCCCCGGCGACGGGACGAACGTCTGGCACCGCGCGTACGTCGAAGACGTTGCGAGCGCGCTGCGGACCGTCGCCGAAGAGGGGACAGCCGGTGAGGCGTACAACGTCGGCGACCGACGGCTGGTAACGCTCGAGGAGATGGTGGAACTGATCGCGGCGGAGCTAGACGCGGACGTCGAGGTCGTCACCGCCGGCGCCCGCGAACTCGCGGCCGGCGACATCGCATCGGAGGACTACCTCATCTATCGGGAGTATCCGCACGTCCTCTCGACGGCGAAACTCGCCGCGCTGGGCTGGGAGTCGACGCCGCTCGAGGCGGCGATGGAACGGGCGGTCGACTCCCACCTCGAGAGCGACCGCGACGGCAGCGAGCACGGGCCGGACCGGAAGGCCGAAGAGCGGGTGCTGGGAATTCTGGATACCTTTTAA
- a CDS encoding NAD(P)-dependent glycerol-1-phosphate dehydrogenase: MFEKSTWIRLPRNVVVGHGVIDQVVDVIDDLHLQGRPLFVTSPTPREVAADPIAADFEAAGIDPAIVTVEEATFDAVEDVIEIADAEEVSYLVGIGGGKAIDIAKMASHHLEMGFLSVPTAASHDGVISNRGSVPDGDTRHSVAAEPPLAVVADTEVLAQAPWELTTAGCADIISNYTAVMDWRLANRLKNVEYSEYAAALSEMTAEILVDNADLVRPGLEESAWIVSKALMSSGVAMSIADSSRPASGAEHLFSHQLDRLAPGAALHGHQVGVGSIMTAYLHGGEKGIWRDIRDALDSIDAPTTADELGIDDETVLESLTTCHAIRDRYTILGDGMDERAAQEVATVTGVID, translated from the coding sequence ATGTTCGAGAAATCGACGTGGATTCGCCTGCCGCGAAACGTCGTCGTCGGCCACGGCGTCATCGATCAGGTGGTCGACGTCATCGACGACCTGCACCTTCAGGGCCGGCCGCTGTTCGTGACCAGTCCGACGCCGCGCGAGGTCGCCGCGGACCCCATCGCTGCTGATTTCGAGGCCGCGGGCATCGATCCCGCGATCGTCACCGTCGAGGAGGCGACGTTCGACGCTGTCGAGGACGTCATCGAGATCGCCGACGCGGAGGAGGTCTCTTACCTCGTCGGCATCGGCGGCGGGAAAGCCATCGACATCGCCAAGATGGCGAGTCACCACCTCGAGATGGGCTTTCTGTCCGTTCCGACGGCGGCCAGCCACGACGGCGTCATCAGCAACCGCGGCTCCGTTCCGGACGGCGACACCCGCCACAGCGTCGCGGCCGAACCGCCGCTCGCGGTCGTCGCCGACACCGAGGTGCTGGCGCAGGCGCCGTGGGAACTCACGACTGCGGGCTGTGCCGACATCATCTCGAACTACACCGCGGTGATGGACTGGCGGCTCGCGAATCGGCTCAAAAACGTCGAGTACTCCGAGTACGCCGCCGCGCTCTCGGAGATGACCGCCGAGATTCTGGTCGACAACGCGGATCTCGTCCGGCCGGGACTCGAGGAGTCGGCCTGGATCGTCAGCAAGGCGCTCATGTCCTCGGGCGTCGCGATGAGCATCGCGGACTCCTCGAGACCCGCAAGCGGTGCCGAACACCTCTTCTCGCACCAACTCGACCGGCTGGCACCGGGCGCGGCGCTCCACGGCCATCAGGTCGGCGTCGGCTCGATCATGACGGCCTACCTGCACGGCGGCGAGAAGGGGATCTGGCGCGATATCCGCGACGCCCTCGACAGCATCGACGCGCCGACGACCGCCGACGAACTCGGCATCGACGACGAAACCGTCCTCGAGTCGCTGACTACCTGCCACGCGATCCGTGATCGCTACACGATTCTTGGCGACGGGATGGACGAGCGGGCGGCCCAGGAGGTCGCGACGGTGACCGGCGTTATCGACTGA
- a CDS encoding peroxidase-related enzyme (This protein belongs to a clade of uncharacterized proteins related to peroxidases such as the alkylhydroperoxidase AhpD.) → MTEHETADGPTLNDDAMGRFPVPDLEDLPEDLRERIVEETEQAGFTPNVFAAMAYRPSHFRAFFDYHDALVEDTALEREEIEMIVVAVSGVNHCYYCNVAHGALVRIYADDPQLADQLVANYRTADIGDAHRTMLDVAVKLTERPTEVERSDLEALREAGFSEEALWDIASVTAFYNLSNRLAMFAEMRPNDEFHTLGR, encoded by the coding sequence ATGACCGAACACGAGACTGCCGACGGTCCGACATTGAACGACGACGCGATGGGTCGATTCCCCGTCCCCGACCTCGAGGACCTCCCCGAGGACCTCCGCGAACGCATCGTCGAGGAGACCGAACAGGCGGGGTTCACGCCGAACGTCTTCGCGGCGATGGCGTACAGACCCTCTCACTTCCGGGCCTTCTTCGACTACCACGACGCGCTGGTCGAGGACACCGCCCTCGAGCGAGAGGAGATCGAGATGATCGTCGTCGCCGTCTCCGGCGTCAACCACTGCTACTACTGCAACGTCGCCCACGGGGCGCTCGTCCGGATCTACGCCGACGACCCCCAACTGGCCGACCAACTCGTGGCGAACTATCGGACCGCGGATATCGGCGACGCCCACCGGACGATGCTCGACGTCGCCGTGAAACTCACCGAACGGCCGACCGAGGTCGAACGGAGCGATCTCGAGGCCCTCCGCGAAGCCGGCTTCAGCGAGGAGGCGCTCTGGGACATCGCCTCCGTCACGGCCTTCTACAACCTGAGCAACCGACTCGCGATGTTCGCCGAGATGCGACCGAACGACGAGTTCCACACGTTGGGTCGGTGA
- a CDS encoding GIY-YIG nuclease family protein, giving the protein MSGTYVLGIDLARATTIEVGALGWVEFDAGAYAYVGSAFGPGGFARVDRHRELSAGDRDTRHWHVDYLLGHPDTSLEAAITFPDADRECELADRLPGERVAGFGASDCDCSAHLLDAPGLVTVRDAAVAEGGRLEFE; this is encoded by the coding sequence ATGAGCGGTACCTACGTACTCGGTATCGACCTCGCTCGAGCGACGACCATCGAGGTCGGCGCGCTGGGTTGGGTCGAATTCGACGCCGGAGCCTACGCGTACGTCGGCAGCGCGTTCGGTCCCGGCGGCTTCGCTCGCGTCGACCGACATCGAGAACTCTCCGCGGGCGATCGCGACACGCGCCACTGGCACGTCGATTACCTGCTCGGCCATCCCGACACAAGCCTCGAGGCCGCGATTACGTTCCCCGATGCTGACCGGGAGTGCGAACTGGCCGACCGACTTCCCGGCGAGCGCGTCGCCGGATTCGGTGCCTCGGACTGCGACTGTTCGGCCCATTTGCTCGACGCACCCGGACTCGTGACGGTTCGCGACGCCGCCGTGGCCGAAGGCGGTCGCCTTGAGTTCGAGTAG
- the proS gene encoding proline--tRNA ligase, whose protein sequence is MSDESQELGITESKSHKPGEWYAEVVQKANLADYAPMGGFIVTKPRGYALWEAIQDALDGWFKETGVDNVYFPMFIPESFLEREKDIVEGFDPEVAWVTHGGHEELEERLAVRPTSESIIAPFMADWTRSHRDLPLRLNQWCSVVRWEATETKPFFRTKEFMWQEGHTAHADDAGAWEEVWTRLSQYERVYEDVLAIPVLRGKKPEHDKFPGADTTTTVEALMPDGKSVQGATSHNLGQSFAEAFDITFSGEDEEDRTAYTTSWGLSWRAIGALIMTHSDDQGLVLPPTVAPTQVAIVPIWQEDTKEDVLEYSENIAEELEDAGFRVELDDRDERNPGFKFNEHELNGVPLRLEIGPYEVEDEEVTLVHRPDNEEAVEDRDEIVDAVDEHLDDIFDKLYDAAEENLEENVREAYSPEEILGTIGKHGGYVKTSWCGDEACEEAIKEKIAAEIVMQPLEDEGGTTAAEVPEPEHDECGVCGEPADEIAYFAKSY, encoded by the coding sequence ATGAGCGACGAGAGCCAGGAACTCGGGATCACCGAGTCGAAATCGCACAAACCCGGCGAGTGGTACGCCGAAGTCGTCCAGAAGGCCAATCTCGCGGACTACGCCCCGATGGGCGGCTTTATCGTCACGAAGCCGCGCGGCTACGCGCTGTGGGAGGCCATCCAAGACGCCCTCGACGGCTGGTTCAAAGAGACCGGCGTCGATAACGTCTACTTCCCGATGTTCATCCCCGAGAGCTTCTTAGAGCGCGAGAAGGACATCGTCGAAGGCTTCGACCCCGAGGTCGCGTGGGTAACCCACGGCGGCCACGAGGAACTCGAGGAGCGACTCGCCGTCCGGCCAACCAGCGAGTCGATCATCGCGCCCTTCATGGCCGACTGGACCCGCAGCCATCGCGACCTGCCGCTGCGGCTCAACCAGTGGTGTTCCGTCGTCCGGTGGGAAGCGACGGAGACGAAGCCGTTCTTCCGGACGAAGGAGTTCATGTGGCAGGAGGGCCACACGGCCCACGCGGACGACGCGGGAGCCTGGGAGGAGGTCTGGACCCGATTGAGCCAGTACGAGCGCGTCTACGAGGACGTGCTGGCGATTCCGGTCCTCCGCGGCAAGAAGCCCGAACACGACAAGTTCCCCGGCGCGGACACGACGACGACCGTCGAGGCGCTGATGCCCGATGGCAAGTCCGTCCAGGGCGCGACGAGCCACAACTTAGGCCAGAGCTTCGCGGAGGCGTTCGACATCACCTTCTCCGGCGAGGACGAGGAGGATCGAACCGCCTACACGACCTCCTGGGGGCTCTCGTGGCGGGCGATCGGGGCCTTGATCATGACTCACTCCGATGATCAGGGACTCGTGCTCCCGCCGACGGTCGCCCCCACACAGGTAGCGATCGTCCCCATCTGGCAAGAGGACACGAAGGAGGACGTCCTCGAGTACTCCGAAAACATCGCCGAAGAGCTCGAAGACGCCGGCTTCCGCGTCGAACTCGACGACCGTGACGAGCGCAATCCCGGCTTCAAGTTCAACGAACACGAACTCAACGGGGTCCCCCTCAGGCTCGAGATCGGCCCCTACGAGGTCGAAGACGAGGAGGTTACGCTCGTCCACCGCCCGGACAACGAAGAGGCAGTCGAGGATCGCGACGAGATCGTCGATGCCGTCGACGAGCATCTGGACGACATCTTCGACAAGTTGTACGACGCGGCCGAGGAGAACCTCGAGGAGAACGTACGCGAAGCCTACAGTCCCGAAGAGATCCTCGGCACGATCGGCAAACACGGTGGCTACGTGAAGACGTCGTGGTGCGGCGACGAGGCCTGCGAGGAGGCCATCAAGGAGAAGATCGCAGCCGAGATCGTCATGCAGCCGTTAGAGGACGAGGGCGGGACGACGGCCGCCGAGGTTCCCGAACCCGAGCATGACGAGTGTGGCGTCTGCGGCGAACCCGCAGATGAGATCGCGTACTTCGCAAAATCGTACTGA